A part of Caretta caretta isolate rCarCar2 chromosome 1, rCarCar1.hap1, whole genome shotgun sequence genomic DNA contains:
- the BBS10 gene encoding BBSome complex assembly protein BBS10 isoform X1 has product MASAASLDLGRLVQEAEALASAVRGAVGPRGGQVLLTRPTGEMLLTRDGRRVLEALNLGPPTARMMVACVSRHHSMTGDGAKTFIILLSNLLRGLQAILDKSEGSPFCEDIQRRDRYEKHCHSLKQISQSLMTFQTHILDHIMSQDLRKHFLSAFSSWEGEIHRDTMESIFEAYFCGRIGNSHQKLLSQLSCDFYYRCIPFKNGRNEMLNLVNEYFVELHSAVTGLPVSNSRILEGLVLHRDFAVYCPADGDIRMLIVTESIHSALSASGLEFVVNAEIECQASQVWITKRTEAIMKYLKNNNIKVLLSSVKQQEIVSYYAKISGISIVECLSSEEISLLCKTTGISPFIPTWDNIRGEITETMMAKFCRPLVLGSKRYVHLGLTRTCAFQPHCVIFCGPVHGVTELHASAFHGAFKMLQQLFKAVDLSNRCKAQPENPNNASKAVHCSWQHSATPQKLIMENISCNREKVTDQQLKTSMAETEKQFIDSSSWVGENPSCNQTDLQKSSVLAMPIVELESDLTFSALIDRGSSGRELQKPPLKCKHPSEMWVKNKSEPAVNNHRICNDAMTAIENTSTSVVSKQLNAAKEYWKPGNRIVPFKYEKSYKHTVQSYTNLVIQAGSVLPVGGNFEILLHYYLHSYAKQCQQPKIAVISTVIADALLSIPKILYKTTKENGFTQVYFKAISALQTNQQLPVHHQGLESVYCKYQLVASVLHCVTNLLTIDLIIGIRRLPRKSEVNDSEEDL; this is encoded by the exons ATGGCGTCCGCGGCGTCCCTGGACTTGGGGCGGCTGGTGCAGGAGGCCGAGGCGCTGGCGAGCGCGGTGCGGGGCGCGGTGGGGCCGCGCGGGGGGCAGGTGCTCCTGACGCGCCCCACGGGAGAGATGCTGCTTACGCGGGACGGGAGGCGAGTGCTGGAGGCGCTGAACCTCGGCCCGCCCACGGCCAG AATGATGGTAGCTTGTGTCTCCAGGCACCACAGCATGACTGGAGATGGTGCTAAAACATTCATCATCCTATTGTCCAATTTACTCAGAGGACTTCAAGCAATTCTTGATAAAAGTGAAGGATCTCCATTTTGTGAAGATATTCAAAGGAGAGATAGATATGAAAAACATTGTCACAGTCTGAAGCAAATATCTCAGTCTCTTATGACATTTCAGACTCACATATTGGACCACATTATGTCACAAGAcctaagaaaacattttttatctGCTTTTTCTAGTTGGGAAGGAGAGATACATAGGGACACAATGGAGTCAATATTCGAAGCTTACTTTTGTGGAAGAATAGGAAATAGTCATCAGAAGCTTCTTTCCCAATTGAGTTGTGATTTTTATTACAGGTGTATACCTTTCAAAAATGGTAGAAATGAAATGCTGAATTTAGTGAATGAATATTTTGTAGAATTGCATTCTGCTGTAACAGGTCTTCCTGTTTCAAATTCCAGGATCTTAGAGGGACTTGTTCTTCACAGAGATTTTGCTGTGTACTGTCCAGCAGATGGGGACATAAGAATGTTAATTGTAACAGAATCGATCCACTCTGCTCTTTCTGCCTCTGGTTTAGAGTTTGTCGTAAATGCGGAAATTGAGTGTCAGGCATCCCAAGTCTGGattacaaaaagaacagaagcTATAATGAAATACTTGAAGAACAACAATATAAAAGTATTATTGTCAAGTGTGAAACAACAGGAAATAGTTAGTTACTATGCAAAAATAAGTGGTATATCTATTGTAGAGTGTTTATCATCAGAagaaatctctcttctctgcaagaCCACAGGTATCTCACCTTTTATACCTACTTGGGACAATATACGTGGTGAGATCACTGAAACCATGATGGCAAAATTTTGTCGGCCTCTTGTACTTGGCTCCAAGAGATATGTTCATCTTGGTTTGACAAGGACATGTGCCTTTCAGCCTCATTGTGTAATCTTTTGTGGACCAGTGCATGGTGTCACTGAACTGCATGCCTCTGCTTTTCATGGAGCATTTAAAATGTTACAGCAACTATTTAAAGCAGTTGATCTGAGTAACAGATGTAAAGCACAACCTGAAAACCCAAATAATGCATCAAAAGCTGTACATTGTAGTTGGCAACATTCAGCTACTCCGCAAAAACTCATAATGGAGAATATTTCTTGTAATAGGGAAAAGGTCACTGACCAACAACTAAAAACATCTATGGCTGAAACAGAAAAACAGTTTATAGACTCTTCTTCATGGGTAGGTGAAAATCCATCATGTAATCAAACAGACTTACAAAAATCCTCAGTTCTAGCCATGCCCATTGTAGAATTAGAGAGTGATCTTACGTTTTCAGCTCTGATTGACAGAGGTAGTTCTGGAAGAGAGTTACAGAAACCGCCACTGAAATGCAAGCATCCAAGTGAAATGTGGGTAAAGAATAAGAGTGAGCCAGCTGTCAACAACCACAGGATTTGTAATGATGCTATGACAGCTATAGAAAACACCAGTACATCAGTTGTGTCCAAACAGCTGAACGCTGCTAAGGAGTACTGGAAACCAGGCAATCGTATAGTTCCGTTTAAGTATGAGAAGAGTTATAAACACACAGTCCAAAGTTACACCAACTTGGTCATACAGGCAGGGTCAGTTTTGCCAGTTGGAGGTAACTTTGAGATCCTGTTACATTATTATCTCCATTCCTATGCAAAACAATGTCAACAACCAAAAATAGCTGTTATTTCTACTGTAATTGCTGATGCATTGCTAAGCATTCCAAAAATCCTTTACAAGACAACAAAAGAGAACGGTTTTACTCAGGTCTATTTCAAAGCCATTAGTGCACTTCAAACTAATCAGCAGCTGCCCGTGCATCACCAAGGTCTAGAATCAGTGTATTGTAAATATCAGTTAGTAGCTTCTGTTCTTCATTGTGTTACAAACCTTCTCACTATTGATTTAATAATTGGTATTAGGAGACTACCTCGAAAGAGTGAGGTTAATGATTCAGAAGAAGATTTGTGA